Proteins from a single region of Luteolibacter sp. Y139:
- a CDS encoding glycosyltransferase family 4 protein: protein MNPPPVRVLYSFPHKLGAGRICTTAWHQVEGASRAGAQVTVFAGSQVRPVNDRIKVKTTLSVGKLRVPYKLIGRDLACHWHDIATSMWLNAHHREVDVVHGWPLGSIRTIRTAKRHGIPVVLERPNAHTAYAYEEVERENRDVGIVLPDNHDHEVDPKRLALEETEYAEADYLLCPSDFVAKTFIDRGFTESKLVRHQYGYDFSRFSPQPPNAAAHDGLVMIYAGVVEPRKGLHHALKAWLASGAHEKGTFMVCGEFVPGYRERLEPMLSHPSVKIMGHRTDLPDLMRQADVFVLSSVEEGSALVTYEARGSGCVLLVSDASGAVCEHMQNGLIHPLRDVAELTAHLRLLDSDRVLLEKLRAASVADLDQLTWDQAGRRLEEVYRSVRRTHAA, encoded by the coding sequence GTGAATCCCCCCCCCGTCCGAGTTCTCTACAGTTTCCCGCACAAGCTAGGTGCGGGACGCATCTGCACCACGGCCTGGCATCAGGTCGAGGGAGCCTCCCGCGCTGGCGCGCAGGTCACCGTGTTCGCGGGATCGCAGGTCCGCCCGGTGAATGACCGGATCAAGGTCAAGACGACGCTTTCCGTCGGCAAGCTGCGCGTGCCTTACAAGCTCATCGGTCGCGATCTCGCCTGCCACTGGCACGACATCGCCACCTCGATGTGGCTGAATGCCCACCATCGCGAGGTCGATGTGGTGCATGGCTGGCCGCTCGGCTCGATCCGCACCATCCGCACCGCGAAGCGCCATGGCATCCCCGTGGTGCTGGAGCGGCCGAACGCACACACCGCCTATGCCTACGAGGAAGTCGAGCGGGAGAACCGCGACGTCGGCATCGTGCTGCCGGACAATCATGACCACGAGGTCGACCCCAAGCGCCTCGCGCTGGAGGAGACCGAATACGCCGAGGCCGACTATCTACTATGCCCCTCGGACTTCGTGGCAAAGACCTTCATCGATCGCGGCTTCACCGAATCGAAGCTGGTGCGCCACCAGTACGGCTACGACTTTTCCCGCTTCAGCCCGCAACCACCGAATGCCGCCGCCCATGACGGCCTCGTCATGATCTACGCCGGCGTGGTCGAGCCGCGCAAGGGACTGCACCACGCGCTGAAGGCGTGGCTCGCCTCGGGTGCCCATGAAAAGGGCACCTTCATGGTCTGCGGCGAATTCGTCCCCGGCTATCGCGAGCGCCTGGAGCCAATGCTTTCCCACCCCAGCGTGAAGATCATGGGCCATCGTACCGACCTGCCGGACCTCATGCGCCAGGCCGATGTCTTCGTGCTCTCCTCGGTCGAGGAAGGCAGCGCCCTTGTCACCTACGAAGCCCGCGGCTCGGGCTGCGTGCTGCTCGTTTCCGATGCCTCCGGCGCGGTCTGCGAACACATGCAAAACGGCCTCATCCATCCGCTCCGCGACGTGGCGGAATTGACGGCCCATCTCCGTCTGTTAGATAGCGACCGCGTGCTGCTGGAAAAACTCCGCGCGGCATCCGTCGCCGACTTGGACCAGCTGACGTGGGACCAAGCCGGCCGCCGTTTGGAAGAAGTCTATCGCAGTGTCCGGCGCACCCACGCCGCTTGA
- a CDS encoding glycosyltransferase produces MKSPDTEQDLMPPATRSRAAERAVAPAGTGVAMKKILFIAYHFPPAGGGGVQRSLKFVKYLPEAGYLPIVLTIEAPDGRRWTPKDQALMDEVPAGVEIHRVSIPDEVHTPGKLERAARELLGLRSRFGRTWMERAIEAGTRIAEQEKPDLIFVTMSPFDGADAAAEISRRTGIPWVADLRDPWALDEFQLHRTGLHRELEKAQMERSLESAALVIMNTPESARRVRETMPRIDPAKVVSLTNGYDAEDFSGEVPPIGGGKFNIVHSGYFHAEQGLMERSRQRQYQLLGRTIPGVERLPRSHYYLLQALEQWLKEAPEIANEVRMHCVGVLSKADQALIDASPAKELFVCSGYLSHAECLRFVRGADLLFLPMHKMPAGMKAGLVPGKTYEYMAAGRPVVATLPESDARDFLTQAGTGVFSAPGDVHGLLAALKAQHAKWKTGGRSCDWNGEFVRQFERKNLTARLAEFLTQVRRDTSLPPILNAG; encoded by the coding sequence ATGAAATCTCCCGACACCGAACAAGACCTCATGCCACCCGCGACGCGATCCCGCGCCGCGGAACGCGCCGTGGCCCCTGCGGGGACCGGCGTGGCCATGAAGAAGATCTTGTTCATCGCCTACCACTTCCCGCCTGCGGGTGGCGGTGGCGTTCAGCGTTCGCTGAAGTTTGTCAAATACCTGCCGGAAGCCGGCTACCTGCCCATCGTGCTGACCATCGAGGCCCCGGACGGCCGCCGCTGGACGCCGAAGGACCAGGCGCTGATGGACGAGGTGCCCGCCGGGGTGGAGATCCATCGCGTCTCGATCCCCGATGAGGTCCACACGCCCGGCAAGCTGGAGCGCGCGGCCCGCGAGTTGTTAGGCCTGCGCAGCCGCTTCGGCCGGACGTGGATGGAGCGCGCCATCGAGGCGGGAACGCGCATCGCCGAGCAAGAAAAGCCGGACCTGATCTTCGTCACGATGTCGCCCTTCGACGGGGCCGATGCCGCGGCCGAGATCTCCCGTCGCACCGGCATCCCCTGGGTCGCCGATCTCCGCGACCCGTGGGCGCTGGATGAATTCCAGCTGCACCGCACCGGCCTCCATCGCGAGCTGGAAAAGGCCCAGATGGAGCGTTCGCTGGAGAGCGCCGCGCTGGTCATCATGAACACGCCGGAGTCCGCTCGCCGCGTGAGGGAGACCATGCCCCGGATCGATCCGGCCAAGGTCGTCAGCCTGACCAATGGCTACGATGCCGAGGACTTCTCCGGCGAGGTCCCGCCGATCGGCGGAGGGAAGTTCAATATCGTCCACTCCGGCTATTTCCACGCCGAGCAGGGGCTGATGGAGCGGTCCCGCCAGCGCCAGTATCAGCTGTTAGGCCGCACCATTCCCGGCGTCGAGCGTCTCCCGCGCTCGCACTATTACCTGCTCCAGGCACTGGAGCAGTGGCTGAAGGAAGCTCCGGAAATCGCGAACGAGGTCCGCATGCACTGCGTCGGCGTTCTTTCGAAGGCCGACCAGGCCCTCATCGACGCCTCCCCGGCCAAGGAACTCTTCGTCTGCTCCGGCTACCTTAGCCACGCCGAGTGCCTCCGCTTCGTCCGCGGAGCCGATTTGCTGTTCCTGCCGATGCACAAGATGCCGGCAGGCATGAAGGCCGGCCTCGTGCCCGGGAAAACCTACGAATACATGGCCGCCGGGCGCCCGGTAGTGGCCACCCTCCCGGAAAGCGACGCCCGCGATTTCCTCACCCAGGCCGGCACCGGAGTCTTCTCCGCTCCGGGCGATGTGCACGGCCTGCTTGCAGCCTTGAAAGCCCAGCACGCGAAGTGGAAGACTGGCGGCAGGTCCTGCGATTGGAACGGCGAATTCGTCCGCCAGTTCGAGCGCAAGAACCTCACCGCAAGACTCGCCGAATTCCTCACTCAAGTCCGCCGAGACACTTCCCTCCCCCCGATTTTGAATGCAGGCTGA
- a CDS encoding lipopolysaccharide biosynthesis protein, whose amino-acid sequence MQAESVIAEPTPSRPKRRDPFEAPDVSGNLRRSSVRGASFMSFSRIAGIGLRFLSTGILARLVTQDSFGLITMTAVISGFLTIFTDVGLTQATIQREQINHRQISTLFWINVALGLLLAAIFAASAPLVAQFYHRSELLTIIPILALSFVFGSLGLQHTALLTRNQRYPLLAGVEVFSSLAGVVVAVWMAKQGGKEMGYWPLVALAVVPAFAKSAAAWIALRWVPSLPSRGNGVKSMVKFGGDVLGFNIMNYFSRQADTMLISKYCGAIPGTFYDKAYNLLLMPVGQINGPLGSVSIPALSRLQKEPDRFRRYFLNSIQLVCSLSLPVISAITLFADEVVRVWLGESWAASATLFRLLAAAALIGGISNPAGWVLISLGMTKRYRWLGFANSVVIVTAFVIGLLLGPKEPGQIGSSQGVATAYSVVMILTFIPYWAWALKDTPVKLRSVLVTMLPPAISCLPAAAVAWWMKGLAAAHANPWLWTIAAMASFGIVYAATLLFGFKKLDFFRRIASEFRSR is encoded by the coding sequence ATGCAGGCTGAAAGCGTCATCGCCGAACCGACTCCATCCCGACCGAAACGCCGCGACCCCTTCGAGGCGCCGGACGTCTCGGGCAACCTGCGCCGCAGCTCCGTCCGCGGGGCGTCTTTCATGTCGTTCTCGCGCATCGCGGGCATTGGCCTGCGGTTCCTTTCCACCGGCATCCTCGCCCGCCTCGTCACCCAGGACAGCTTCGGCCTGATCACCATGACGGCGGTCATCTCCGGCTTCCTCACCATCTTCACGGACGTCGGACTCACCCAGGCCACCATCCAGCGGGAGCAAATCAACCACCGCCAGATCTCGACCCTGTTCTGGATCAATGTCGCGCTGGGCCTGCTCCTCGCGGCCATCTTCGCGGCGTCCGCGCCCTTGGTCGCGCAATTCTATCACCGGAGCGAGCTGCTCACCATCATCCCGATTCTCGCGTTGAGCTTCGTCTTCGGCAGCCTGGGGCTCCAGCACACCGCGCTACTCACGCGCAACCAACGCTACCCGCTGCTGGCTGGGGTCGAGGTCTTCTCGTCGCTCGCCGGCGTCGTGGTCGCGGTGTGGATGGCCAAGCAAGGGGGAAAGGAAATGGGCTACTGGCCATTGGTCGCCCTCGCGGTGGTCCCGGCATTCGCCAAATCCGCCGCCGCATGGATCGCCCTGCGCTGGGTTCCCAGCCTTCCCTCGCGCGGGAATGGCGTGAAGAGCATGGTGAAATTCGGCGGCGATGTCCTCGGGTTCAACATCATGAACTACTTCTCGCGGCAGGCCGATACCATGCTGATCTCGAAGTACTGCGGCGCGATCCCCGGCACCTTCTACGACAAGGCCTACAATCTCCTCCTGATGCCGGTCGGCCAAATCAACGGCCCTCTCGGTTCCGTCAGCATCCCGGCCCTGTCCCGCCTCCAAAAGGAGCCGGACCGTTTCCGCCGCTACTTCCTCAATTCCATCCAGCTCGTCTGCTCGCTCAGCCTGCCGGTCATTTCCGCCATCACGCTCTTTGCCGATGAAGTCGTGCGGGTCTGGCTGGGTGAAAGCTGGGCCGCCTCGGCCACACTCTTCCGTCTCCTCGCCGCCGCCGCACTCATCGGCGGCATTTCGAATCCGGCCGGCTGGGTCCTCATTTCGCTGGGCATGACCAAGCGCTACCGCTGGCTCGGCTTCGCAAACTCGGTGGTCATTGTCACCGCCTTCGTCATCGGCCTCCTGCTGGGCCCGAAGGAACCCGGCCAGATCGGTTCATCCCAGGGCGTGGCGACCGCCTACTCGGTGGTCATGATCCTCACCTTCATCCCCTACTGGGCATGGGCGCTGAAGGACACGCCGGTGAAGCTCCGCTCGGTGCTGGTCACCATGCTGCCGCCCGCCATTTCCTGCCTCCCCGCCGCCGCCGTCGCATGGTGGATGAAGGGCCTCGCCGCCGCTCATGCGAATCCCTGGCTGTGGACCATCGCCGCCATGGCTTCCTTCGGCATCGTGTATGCCGCCACGCTGCTCTTCGGTTTCAAGAAGCTGGATTTCTTCCGCCGCATTGCCAGCGAGTTCAGATCACGCTAA